The Chloroflexota bacterium genome includes the window CGGCGAGTCAAGGGCTGAGGCGGTACGATCGCCCTCACCCCTTGAGTCAGGAAGGGGGCCCTCACCCCCCGGCCCCCTCTCCCTGTGCGCGGGAGAGGGGGAGCAGTCTGGCCGAGATGGCACCACCCCGGTGTGTGGAAAACCGAGACGCCGTGACGTGTCTCCTTCGCCCGCGCACAGGGCGAGGGGTCGGGGGTGAGGGCCCCATATCTGAGGACTGGCGATGTATCTCTGTCCTGCCTGCGGCCGGCGCGAGCCTGACCAGGCGCCGGTCTGGCGCTGCACCTGTGGCAGCTACCTGAACTACGACGGTGCGCCGCTGCTCCGGCGCGCCGACATCCGCACCGAGGAGCGCTCGTTGTGGCGCTACGATGCGGCCCTCCCCATCGAGCAGGCTGACGCCGTGGCCTACTTCGGCGAGGGCATGACGCCGCTGCTGCCGGGCCTGCGCGGCGCGGCCCCGTTCCAGCTTAAGGTCGAGTACCTGATGCCGAGCGGCTCGTTCAAGGATCGCGGGTCGGCGGTGCTGGCGAACGCGCTGCTCAAGTTCGGGGTGCGCGAGGTGGTGGAGGACTCGTCTGGGAACGCCGGGGCGTCGCTGGCTTGCTACGCCGCCCGGGCCGGGCTGGACTGCGAGGTCTACACCCCCGAGAGCACCTCGCCGGGCAAGCTCGCGCAGATCGGCGCGCACGGCGCACGCCTCGTGCGGGTGCCCGGCTCCCGCGACGACACCGCCACAGCGGTGCAGGAGGCCGCGACACGGCGATTTTACGCCAGCCACAACTGGCAGCCGCTGTTCGTGGAGGGCATGAAGACGCTCGGCTGGGAGCTCTGGGAGCAGCTTGGGTTCAAGGCCCCCGATGCGCTGATCGTGTCG containing:
- a CDS encoding threonine synthase, with the translated sequence MYLCPACGRREPDQAPVWRCTCGSYLNYDGAPLLRRADIRTEERSLWRYDAALPIEQADAVAYFGEGMTPLLPGLRGAAPFQLKVEYLMPSGSFKDRGSAVLANALLKFGVREVVEDSSGNAGASLACYAARAGLDCEVYTPESTSPGKLAQIGAHGARLVRVPGSRDDTATAVQEAATRRFYASHNWQPLFVEGMKTLGWELWEQLGFKAPDALIVSVGLGSSLLGSFYAFRALVEAGELDRMPRLYAVQAAATAPIHAAFQAGAEDIAGVVPGKSVAEGVATGRPIRRKEILYALRETGGGTAIASEEEILAAQRDLALEGLYVEPTGALTLAGARNLLSSGQLRADDVNVVMLGGSGLKAGSK